In Polypterus senegalus isolate Bchr_013 chromosome 12, ASM1683550v1, whole genome shotgun sequence, the following are encoded in one genomic region:
- the mvb12a gene encoding multivesicular body subunit 12A yields the protein MSTHGRSILPLTGVAWTSNPQTCPKDYKVISNTHDGSSANFGKGFGIKSGYYLCYTMTTQSPTVVGDIQLISEKEAIPHGYTYVSEFLENKASISKKKRLCVKPVPASYADVIVVDIKVTAKSKMIIPHYTCVGDFNGYVIWCKKERVAIAKPLPKPRNIHVNMKDLAIDGNSSSMQEQSSNDFAPTAPPLTNRRSGLDLKDPIYNTSGIYGISAMDGVPFALHPKFERHSSNSVAVSNLNMQIKSLVDIENEYDYSFVVEKTAAGGSVVRSMVESS from the exons ATGTCAACACATGGCAGGAGCATTCTTCCACTAACTGGTGTGGCATGGACGTCAAATCCTCAGACTTGTCCCAAAGATTACAAAGTG ATTTCCAATACCCATGATGGATCAAGCGCAAACTTTGGCAAAGGATTTGGGATCAAATCAGGCTATTACCTCTGTTACACCATGACG acCCAGAGTCCCACAGTGGTGGGTGACATTCAGCTCATATCGGAGAAGGAAGCCATTCCTCATGGATATACTTACGTTTCTGAATTCCTGGAAAACA AAGCTTCAATTTCCAAGAAGAAACGCCTCTGTGTAAAGCCTGTGCCCGCTTCATACGCAGATGTGATCGTTGTGGACATCAAAGTGACGGCGAAGAGCAAAATGATAATCCCACACTACACATGTGTCGG agATTTCAATGGGTATGTAATTTGGTGCAAGAAGGAGAGGGTAGCCATTGCAAAACCACTTCCTAAACCTCGTAACATCCATGTGAACATGAAAGACCTGGCCATTGATGGCAACTCCTCATCTATGCAAGAACAAAGCAG CAATGATTTTGCGCCCACAGCCCCACCGCTGACCAACCGTCGCAGTGGTTTGGACCTTAAAGATCCTATTTACAACACATCTGGGATCTATGGCATTTCCG CCATGGATGGTGTGCCATTTGCTTTGCATCCGAAATTTGAAAGACATTCCAGCAACAGT gtggCCGTTTCCAACTTGAACATGCAAATCAAATCTCTTGTTGACATTGAAAATGAG TACGACTACAGTTTTGTGGTGGAGAAGACGGCAGCTGGTGGTTCTGTGGTCAGAAGCATGGTGGAGTCCTCCTGA